The following coding sequences are from one Sphingobium sp. Cam5-1 window:
- a CDS encoding tyrosine-type recombinase/integrase gives MELPETELTATKRQVWNAGRAVGAKRALKPKQIWEIRFYLNQRRRLRDRALFDLAIDSKLRGCDLVQMKIGDLVSGGQIRTRAIVMQQKTGRPVQFELLPDARASLLAWLERRGGTVDDYVFPSRVDHNGHLSTRQYARLVDEWVTGVGLMRNEYGTHSLRRTKASIIYRATGNLRAVQILLGHSKIENTVRYLGIDVEDALALAENTEI, from the coding sequence ATGGAATTGCCTGAAACTGAACTCACCGCCACCAAGCGCCAGGTCTGGAATGCCGGAAGGGCCGTTGGCGCTAAGCGTGCGCTGAAACCGAAGCAGATTTGGGAGATCCGATTTTACCTAAATCAGCGCCGCCGTTTGCGAGATCGAGCGCTGTTCGATCTGGCGATCGACAGCAAACTCAGGGGCTGCGACTTGGTGCAGATGAAGATCGGCGACCTTGTCAGCGGCGGACAAATTCGAACGCGTGCGATCGTGATGCAGCAGAAAACAGGTCGGCCTGTTCAGTTCGAGCTGCTTCCAGACGCTAGGGCCAGTCTACTGGCCTGGCTTGAGCGGCGGGGCGGCACGGTGGACGACTATGTCTTTCCGAGCAGGGTTGATCATAATGGGCATCTCAGCACCCGACAGTATGCCCGGCTCGTCGATGAATGGGTGACAGGGGTCGGTCTGATGCGAAACGAGTACGGCACGCACTCACTTCGCCGGACGAAGGCATCAATAATCTACCGGGCAACCGGCAACCTTCGCGCCGTCCAGATCCTCCTCGGTCATAGCAAGATCGAGAATACGGTGCGCTATCTCGGGATCGACGTGGAAGACGCGCTCGCCTTAGCCGAAAACACCGAAATCTGA
- a CDS encoding SEC-C metal-binding domain-containing protein, with protein sequence MWLRKYRTRSSAWYGLSLSPNDGRIRTGKKVEFPWARDEEFERQGERLGINLSLERPAKLGRNDPCYCGSGKKYKKCHLGSG encoded by the coding sequence ATGTGGCTCCGAAAATACAGGACACGGTCATCCGCTTGGTATGGACTGAGCCTATCTCCAAACGACGGGCGCATACGAACCGGGAAGAAGGTAGAGTTCCCTTGGGCGCGAGATGAAGAATTTGAGCGTCAGGGAGAACGATTGGGGATCAACCTATCGTTAGAGCGACCGGCCAAGCTCGGGCGCAATGACCCATGCTATTGCGGCAGCGGAAAGAAATACAAGAAATGTCACCTAGGCTCGGGCTAA
- a CDS encoding ferritin-like domain-containing protein, translated as MSDKHDISVLNGLITTTLDSLKGFEDAAEDAKSTRFETLFAGFALDRRQVVASLQAEVRGLGGEPEDSSSFLGAAHRSFMDLKQAFTGKNDKAIIDEVERGEDHIKAKFEIALKDTDLQPATRDVIRDAFTSVKAGHDQTSALKHSLA; from the coding sequence GTGAGCGACAAGCATGATATCTCGGTTCTGAACGGACTGATCACAACGACCCTCGACAGCCTGAAAGGCTTCGAGGATGCAGCCGAAGACGCTAAGAGTACGCGCTTTGAGACCCTGTTCGCCGGCTTCGCGCTTGATCGCAGACAGGTCGTCGCTTCCCTGCAGGCGGAAGTACGCGGGCTCGGCGGTGAGCCTGAGGACAGTTCCAGTTTCCTGGGCGCGGCGCATCGCAGCTTCATGGACCTCAAGCAGGCGTTCACTGGCAAGAACGACAAGGCGATCATCGACGAAGTCGAGCGCGGCGAGGATCATATCAAGGCCAAGTTCGAAATCGCGTTGAAGGACACCGACCTGCAACCCGCAACACGGGACGTCATTCGCGACGCCTTCACCTCTGTGAAGGCCGGGCACGACCAGACCAGCGCATTAAAGCACAGTCTTGCCTGA
- a CDS encoding sensor histidine kinase: MKPPVHPDVAHGLALAILTSSAAPALLLDEDLTVIAGSTSFYRAFGLDPLNVSGQSVFTLGAGEWNVPQLRSLLDATLSGHVRIEAYEMDLKGGVPPRRLVLSAHKLDYGEPEQVRLLLTISDVTEARLSEKLKDNLLREKAILLQELQHRVANSLQIIASVLMQSARRVQSDEARGHLHDAHNRVMSIATLQQQLVASRLGEVELREYLSQLCKSLGASMIHDHDKVSIAVTADGTSVNADISVSLGLIVTELVINALKHAFPGARDGRILVDYHMHDVGWTLSVSDNGIGTPETLADAKPGLGTSIVEALASQLHATVETEGGYPGTTVSVTHTKSPSS, encoded by the coding sequence ATGAAGCCGCCCGTCCACCCTGATGTTGCGCACGGCCTCGCGCTGGCGATCCTGACTTCTTCCGCAGCGCCCGCGTTGCTCCTCGACGAGGACTTGACCGTCATTGCCGGCAGCACATCCTTTTACCGCGCATTCGGTCTTGATCCGCTGAATGTCAGCGGACAGTCAGTGTTTACGCTCGGCGCAGGGGAGTGGAACGTGCCTCAGCTTCGCTCGCTGCTCGACGCCACCCTTTCGGGCCATGTCAGGATCGAAGCCTATGAGATGGATCTCAAGGGTGGAGTGCCGCCCCGGCGCCTCGTTTTGAGTGCGCACAAGCTCGACTATGGCGAACCGGAACAGGTCCGCCTGCTCCTGACCATTTCGGACGTCACGGAAGCCCGGCTTAGCGAGAAGCTCAAGGATAACTTGCTCCGCGAGAAGGCGATCCTGCTCCAGGAGCTTCAGCACCGCGTCGCCAACAGTCTCCAGATTATTGCGAGTGTGCTGATGCAGAGCGCGCGGCGGGTGCAATCGGATGAAGCGCGGGGGCATCTCCACGACGCGCACAATCGGGTGATGTCGATCGCCACTTTGCAGCAGCAACTCGTGGCATCAAGGCTGGGCGAGGTCGAATTACGGGAATATCTGAGCCAATTGTGCAAAAGCCTGGGCGCCTCGATGATCCACGATCATGACAAGGTGTCGATCGCGGTGACCGCCGACGGCACCAGCGTGAATGCCGACATCTCGGTGAGCCTGGGACTGATCGTCACCGAACTGGTCATCAATGCGCTCAAACATGCGTTTCCCGGGGCGCGCGATGGCAGGATCCTCGTCGATTATCACATGCACGATGTCGGCTGGACCTTGTCGGTCAGCGACAACGGCATTGGCACGCCCGAGACGCTGGCCGATGCGAAGCCAGGCCTCGGCACAAGCATCGTCGAAGCTTTGGCCAGTCAGTTGCATGCGACCGTTGAGACCGAGGGTGGATACCCAGGGACGACCGTTTCGGTTACGCATACAAAATCTCCATCGTCCTAA
- a CDS encoding transglutaminase N-terminal domain-containing protein — MLTIRHRTSYHYRQPVQLGPHRLMLRPREGHDLELVSFDLDITPEASISWTRDVAGNAVATATVPVMTDSPIVKSRSVLAVSAVAWPVFDIAASAINYPFRYRRLDGPRQFDRHAVPGRGPSVA, encoded by the coding sequence ATGCTCACCATCAGGCACCGCACATCCTACCATTATAGGCAGCCGGTCCAGCTTGGCCCCCACCGGCTGATGTTGCGCCCGCGCGAAGGTCATGATCTCGAACTCGTATCTTTTGATCTCGATATCACGCCCGAGGCGAGCATTTCCTGGACCCGTGACGTCGCCGGCAACGCGGTTGCGACAGCGACCGTTCCAGTCATGACCGACAGCCCGATTGTCAAAAGCAGATCGGTGCTCGCCGTGAGCGCAGTCGCGTGGCCGGTGTTCGATATCGCTGCATCGGCGATCAATTATCCTTTTCGATACAGACGATTGGACGGACCTCGGCAGTTTGACCGTCATGCAGTACCCGGACGAGGCCCATCGGTTGCGTGA
- a CDS encoding PAS domain-containing protein: MDTLRGQEISNEQDDFDYADHEAMEPPSSVGSDERRMQVRAYNYWASLLGDRTLPSIEDLSPDHLEDFGPNSVLLDFSTGLDNPAVVYLGSALRRECDVTGAIQFINDVPSRSLLSRLTDHYLQIIANAAPIGFEAGFLNQRGAEILYRGILMPFSSDGETIDFVFGVISWKELASQAVADELGREVDAALRSSAAPGAVAPIWADGPAAGEDDDTLDLSGMESPADDAPLADWLALARDGAEQARTSEARTHGALYRAIGLAYDFALMSEASPEDYAEMLADAGIKPQARSPLTAVVKLVFGSTYDKTRITEYATALEHAKSAGLGLGTLGDYLGEYPGGLKALIRDERAQRRSLLPPRPDSNQTARAAMKAAAPIDPFAIPTDGDGLAVVIARREADGTLAIVGALPDGSDLGQRVIVAAAA; this comes from the coding sequence ATGGACACTCTGCGGGGGCAGGAAATCTCCAATGAACAGGATGATTTCGACTATGCCGATCACGAGGCGATGGAGCCGCCGTCCAGCGTAGGCTCCGACGAGCGACGCATGCAGGTGCGCGCCTATAATTATTGGGCGTCGCTGCTGGGCGACCGGACGCTTCCGTCGATCGAGGATCTTTCGCCCGATCATCTGGAGGATTTCGGCCCCAACAGCGTCCTTCTGGATTTCAGCACCGGACTCGACAACCCGGCGGTCGTCTATCTCGGATCCGCGCTACGCCGTGAGTGTGATGTCACCGGCGCCATCCAGTTCATCAACGACGTGCCGTCCCGCTCGCTGCTGTCGCGCCTGACGGACCATTATCTACAGATCATCGCCAATGCCGCGCCGATCGGTTTCGAAGCAGGCTTCCTCAACCAGCGCGGGGCGGAGATCCTCTATCGCGGCATCCTCATGCCCTTTTCGTCCGATGGCGAGACGATCGATTTCGTGTTCGGCGTCATCAGCTGGAAGGAACTGGCGAGCCAGGCCGTCGCCGACGAGCTAGGCCGCGAAGTCGATGCCGCCTTGCGCAGCAGCGCCGCGCCCGGTGCCGTAGCTCCGATCTGGGCCGATGGTCCGGCGGCGGGCGAAGATGACGACACGCTGGACCTGTCCGGCATGGAAAGCCCGGCCGACGACGCGCCGCTCGCCGACTGGCTCGCCCTCGCCCGCGACGGCGCGGAGCAGGCCCGCACCAGCGAAGCCCGCACCCACGGCGCCCTCTACCGCGCCATCGGCCTCGCCTATGACTTCGCCCTGATGAGCGAAGCGTCGCCCGAAGATTATGCCGAAATGCTGGCCGACGCCGGGATCAAGCCCCAGGCGCGCAGCCCGCTTACCGCCGTGGTGAAGCTGGTCTTCGGCTCTACCTATGACAAGACGCGCATCACCGAATATGCGACCGCACTCGAACATGCGAAGAGCGCGGGCCTCGGCCTCGGCACGCTTGGCGACTATCTCGGCGAATATCCCGGCGGCCTCAAGGCCCTGATCCGGGACGAGCGCGCCCAGCGCCGCTCGCTCCTGCCCCCTCGGCCCGACTCCAACCAAACCGCGCGCGCCGCGATGAAGGCCGCCGCGCCCATTGATCCCTTCGCCATTCCAACCGACGGAGACGGCCTGGCCGTCGTCATCGCTCGGCGGGAAGCGGATGGCACTCTGGCCATAGTCGGCGCCCTTCCCGATGGATCGGACCTTGGTCAGCGGGTGATCGTCGCGGCCGCCGCCTAA
- the nhaA gene encoding Na+/H+ antiporter NhaA — MIDPANPGLPHEFADRLTKPFTQFLRVEAAAGGLLLVATIVALTLANTAWSEQFLAFWEMQIGLQIGPLDFTRSTGHWINDGLMTFFFFVVSLEMKREFALGELRNLRTAALPFAAALGGMIVPASIYIAILAGKAGTHGWGTVMATDTAFVIGGLALFGSRVPHSLRLFLIALAIFDDIGAILVVAIGYGNALNFGAIGLAFLVLSVIAIAARLGIRSIPIYFFFGAAFWLCLDASGIHATIAGVILGLMTPARIWVGVPRLRAILGNVMEPRDHEWSGDTSDRRDLVEAGRAISESLSPLERLEMMLHPWVGFAIMPLFALANAGVAFSTSDIQPVTVAIFVALVFGKPIGVLLFSWLVLRSGLATLGAGLNWSFLTAGAFLTGIGFTMSFFIANLAYPSTLLAAAKLGILLASLASAVVGLLAVYWVTWHKRGNAW; from the coding sequence ATGATCGATCCCGCAAATCCAGGCCTGCCGCACGAGTTTGCCGACCGACTAACGAAGCCGTTCACGCAGTTCCTCAGGGTCGAGGCCGCAGCCGGGGGATTGTTGCTGGTCGCTACGATAGTCGCATTGACCCTCGCAAATACGGCTTGGTCTGAGCAATTCCTGGCGTTCTGGGAGATGCAGATCGGGCTGCAGATCGGCCCCTTGGACTTTACCCGTTCAACGGGACACTGGATCAACGACGGATTGATGACCTTCTTTTTCTTCGTGGTGTCCCTGGAGATGAAGCGCGAGTTCGCTCTGGGCGAATTGCGAAACCTGCGAACGGCGGCCCTTCCTTTCGCAGCTGCGCTGGGCGGCATGATAGTGCCTGCTTCGATCTACATTGCGATTCTGGCCGGAAAAGCCGGCACGCACGGCTGGGGAACGGTGATGGCGACCGATACGGCGTTCGTCATCGGGGGGCTTGCGCTCTTTGGTTCGCGCGTTCCCCACAGCTTGCGCCTGTTCCTCATAGCCCTGGCGATTTTCGATGACATTGGCGCCATCCTGGTCGTGGCGATTGGGTACGGGAATGCCTTGAATTTCGGCGCAATCGGTCTTGCGTTTTTGGTCCTCAGTGTAATCGCCATCGCCGCTCGTCTGGGCATCAGAAGCATCCCAATATACTTTTTCTTCGGAGCCGCGTTTTGGCTGTGCCTTGACGCCTCCGGCATCCACGCGACGATCGCCGGTGTCATACTCGGGCTAATGACCCCGGCGCGAATCTGGGTGGGTGTGCCGCGCCTGCGCGCCATCCTCGGGAACGTCATGGAGCCGCGTGATCATGAGTGGAGTGGCGACACATCGGACCGCCGCGACCTTGTGGAAGCGGGCCGCGCCATCAGCGAATCCCTATCGCCGTTGGAGCGGTTGGAAATGATGCTGCACCCTTGGGTGGGGTTCGCAATCATGCCTCTCTTCGCTCTGGCCAATGCGGGGGTCGCGTTTTCAACGTCCGACATCCAACCTGTCACCGTCGCAATCTTTGTCGCGCTGGTCTTCGGCAAGCCGATAGGAGTTCTGCTCTTCAGCTGGCTGGTGCTGCGTTCCGGCCTAGCAACGCTCGGAGCAGGCCTGAACTGGTCTTTCCTCACGGCCGGCGCCTTCCTGACGGGGATAGGCTTCACTATGTCCTTTTTCATTGCGAACCTGGCTTATCCTTCGACGCTGCTGGCTGCGGCGAAGCTGGGAATTCTTCTTGCCTCGCTCGCATCGGCTGTCGTGGGCCTGTTGGCCGTTTATTGGGTGACGTGGCACAAACGAGGGAATGCCTGGTGA
- a CDS encoding DUF4142 domain-containing protein, with protein sequence MKCSMISVLLGTAMLSVPTVAPAQSTMPAMTGSYSSADVGAAPIHGLDGPAFSASASDANLFQIAASRLSLARSQRGDVKNYARRMISEAQTSQQTLLASLNNDQRRIARPTTRLSAERASMLKMLRSTPRGSFDNLYLTQSARVQQGNWATYKGYAEDGADQSLKQVAGNGVPIIEQQLQQGDALLPSTLSAN encoded by the coding sequence ATGAAATGTTCAATGATCTCCGTCCTGCTCGGGACGGCAATGCTCAGCGTCCCTACGGTCGCCCCAGCCCAGTCCACCATGCCCGCCATGACGGGCAGCTATTCCAGCGCGGACGTGGGCGCCGCACCCATCCACGGCCTCGATGGTCCGGCCTTCTCTGCCTCCGCATCCGATGCCAATCTGTTTCAGATAGCGGCAAGTCGGCTTAGCCTCGCGCGCTCACAGCGTGGCGACGTCAAGAACTATGCGCGCCGTATGATCTCGGAGGCGCAAACCTCCCAGCAGACGCTTCTCGCCTCGCTAAACAACGACCAGCGCAGGATCGCCCGGCCGACCACCCGATTGTCGGCAGAACGAGCTTCGATGCTCAAGATGTTGCGGAGCACGCCGCGGGGATCGTTTGACAACCTCTATCTCACCCAGTCCGCACGCGTTCAGCAGGGCAATTGGGCCACTTACAAGGGCTATGCCGAAGACGGCGCCGACCAGTCGCTGAAACAGGTTGCCGGAAACGGCGTGCCGATCATCGAGCAACAGCTCCAGCAGGGCGATGCGCTGTTGCCATCGACCCTCTCCGCAAACTGA
- a CDS encoding PRC-barrel domain-containing protein: MATNAEAPAAPLGAVVLISADDIRGKAVHGRDGDKLGTIAKLILDERTGQIAYIILSTGGFLGLGQSYHPIPWSAFRHSETEGGYVAAIDKRLLEGAPSFRPDSAPLFDETYGRRVTDYYRIAPAANG, encoded by the coding sequence ATGGCCACCAATGCAGAAGCACCAGCCGCGCCCCTTGGCGCGGTTGTCCTGATCTCCGCCGACGACATTCGCGGCAAGGCCGTGCATGGCCGCGATGGCGACAAGCTGGGTACGATCGCCAAGCTTATCCTTGATGAGCGGACCGGACAGATCGCCTATATCATCCTGTCCACCGGGGGATTTCTCGGATTGGGGCAGAGCTATCACCCCATTCCCTGGTCGGCTTTTCGCCACAGCGAGACGGAGGGCGGATATGTGGCCGCCATCGACAAGCGCCTGTTGGAAGGCGCCCCCAGCTTCCGGCCGGATTCGGCGCCTCTATTCGACGAAACCTATGGTCGGCGCGTGACCGATTATTATAGGATAGCGCCGGCAGCCAATGGCTGA
- a CDS encoding GlsB/YeaQ/YmgE family stress response membrane protein, translating into MGIIMWLVVGGVIGWLASVIMRTDGQQGIILNIMVGIIGAFIGGLIFARGEINNAPLTITTFLVSLVGSIILLAIVNMVRRGSIR; encoded by the coding sequence ATGGGAATCATCATGTGGCTTGTCGTCGGCGGCGTCATCGGCTGGCTTGCAAGCGTCATCATGCGCACGGATGGACAGCAGGGCATCATTCTCAATATCATGGTCGGCATCATCGGCGCCTTCATCGGCGGCCTGATTTTTGCGCGGGGCGAGATCAACAATGCGCCGCTCACGATCACGACATTTCTGGTCTCGCTCGTGGGGTCGATCATATTGCTCGCAATCGTCAACATGGTCCGCCGCGGATCGATACGCTGA
- a CDS encoding tyrosine-type recombinase/integrase, giving the protein MALKAAEIRAFPALDSAYRKTDAKGLYLEIRPNGAKRWFFKYRVLGSEKRLTLGDWPEVSLAEARDLRDQARREVKEGGDPLHDRKKKKIMARLSADNSFQSVAEDFIAVKFVGNQRAAATIEKARWYLSQLTKPIGGRPVAEIEPSELLSVLKKLERAGKRETAVRTRAFASRVFRHGVAMALCKSDPAALLGDALMSPIVKHHAAILDPVQLGELLKAIDEYGGGAVVKVAMQVLPHVFVRPGELRLATWDEIDWEEAVWRVPAERTKLRRPHSVPLSRQSLALFRDLRLHTGWMDWMFPGERSHKKPMCENAINTALRRMGFDRNTATAHGFRATASTLLNESGLWHPDAIERALAHGHSNAVRGTYARGQHWEERVKMAQWWSDYLDGLKVQALVGPVHQLKSVA; this is encoded by the coding sequence ATGGCCCTGAAAGCCGCAGAAATCCGCGCCTTTCCAGCACTTGATAGCGCCTATCGAAAGACAGATGCAAAAGGCCTCTATCTAGAGATTCGCCCGAACGGCGCGAAGCGCTGGTTCTTCAAATATCGAGTGCTGGGAAGTGAGAAACGCCTGACCCTCGGAGACTGGCCAGAGGTCAGCTTGGCTGAAGCACGCGATCTGCGTGACCAGGCCAGGCGAGAGGTTAAGGAGGGTGGAGATCCGCTCCACGACCGAAAGAAAAAGAAAATCATGGCGCGACTGAGCGCGGACAATAGCTTCCAGTCCGTTGCAGAGGATTTTATAGCCGTGAAATTCGTTGGCAACCAAAGAGCGGCGGCGACCATCGAGAAGGCGCGCTGGTATCTCTCGCAGCTTACAAAGCCGATCGGTGGCCGACCTGTCGCCGAGATAGAGCCATCCGAACTGCTCTCGGTGTTGAAGAAGCTGGAAAGGGCAGGGAAGAGGGAAACGGCGGTAAGGACGCGCGCCTTCGCCAGCCGCGTTTTTCGACACGGCGTGGCCATGGCGCTATGTAAGTCGGACCCTGCAGCGTTGCTTGGTGACGCATTGATGTCGCCGATCGTCAAGCATCATGCTGCTATTCTCGATCCTGTACAATTGGGAGAACTGCTCAAGGCCATCGACGAATATGGCGGCGGAGCGGTCGTCAAGGTCGCGATGCAAGTCTTGCCGCATGTCTTTGTCCGGCCAGGAGAGTTGCGGCTGGCTACATGGGACGAAATCGACTGGGAAGAGGCGGTGTGGCGTGTTCCGGCTGAGAGAACGAAGCTGCGCCGGCCGCACAGCGTTCCGTTATCCCGTCAATCTCTTGCACTGTTCAGAGATCTTCGCCTTCATACCGGTTGGATGGACTGGATGTTTCCGGGGGAGCGTAGCCACAAAAAGCCGATGTGTGAGAACGCCATCAACACAGCTTTGCGCCGGATGGGCTTCGATCGAAACACAGCTACAGCTCATGGTTTTAGGGCGACGGCCAGCACGCTTTTGAACGAGAGCGGTCTTTGGCATCCCGACGCGATCGAGCGAGCTTTAGCGCACGGCCACAGCAATGCAGTACGCGGCACGTATGCAAGAGGGCAGCATTGGGAGGAGCGCGTAAAGATGGCCCAATGGTGGAGCGATTATCTTGATGGTCTGAAGGTTCAAGCATTGGTGGGGCCCGTACACCAACTTAAAAGTGTCGCATGA
- a CDS encoding extracellular catalytic domain type 1 short-chain-length polyhydroxyalkanoate depolymerase, with protein MRKLSDTIARLASLRDAADMSAVTSGRLESLPNFGSNPGALHAHIYVPPTLCDGAALVVVMHGCTQTAAGYDVGAGWSEMADRHGFALLFPEQQRQNNPNLCFNWFSPKDSRRGSGEALSIRQMIDAVASAHPIDPARIFVTGLSAGGAMASVMLATYPEVFAGGAIIAGLPYGCASTIPQAFDRMRGHDVPREAELAALIRGASDHPGPWPTLSIWHGSGDPTVNPTNADAIIAQWRALHGIGLDPARIEAVDGYPRRVWCDAAGHEVIEEYSITGMGHGTPLDTAGENGCGRSGAYMLEASISSTRHICRFWGLVNSDKHAVHVRPAEAGPTRQNLALTFGSNTVNETPRAGIPTARPLIDVPAVGGVGKVIEDALRAAGLMR; from the coding sequence ATGCGCAAACTCTCCGACACTATAGCCCGGCTTGCTTCACTGCGTGACGCAGCCGATATGAGTGCAGTGACCAGCGGGCGCCTCGAAAGCCTTCCGAATTTCGGCTCGAACCCTGGGGCTCTCCACGCCCATATCTATGTACCGCCCACTCTCTGCGATGGAGCAGCCCTCGTCGTCGTCATGCATGGCTGTACCCAGACGGCAGCCGGCTACGACGTGGGGGCAGGCTGGTCCGAGATGGCCGATCGGCACGGCTTTGCCCTCCTGTTTCCTGAGCAGCAGCGGCAGAACAACCCGAACCTGTGCTTTAACTGGTTTTCGCCGAAGGACAGCCGCCGTGGTTCCGGCGAGGCGCTTTCGATCCGTCAGATGATCGACGCCGTCGCCAGTGCTCACCCGATCGATCCGGCGCGCATCTTCGTCACAGGCCTTTCTGCGGGAGGGGCGATGGCCTCGGTGATGCTGGCGACCTATCCGGAGGTGTTCGCCGGCGGCGCGATCATCGCCGGTCTGCCCTACGGCTGCGCGAGCACGATCCCGCAAGCTTTTGATCGTATGCGCGGGCACGACGTCCCGCGTGAGGCCGAGCTTGCAGCGCTAATTCGCGGCGCCTCCGATCATCCGGGACCATGGCCTACCCTCTCGATCTGGCATGGCAGCGGCGACCCGACGGTGAACCCCACAAACGCCGACGCCATCATAGCCCAGTGGCGCGCTCTGCATGGGATCGGCCTCGATCCCGCGCGGATCGAGGCCGTCGATGGATATCCCAGGCGCGTCTGGTGCGATGCCGCCGGCCACGAGGTAATCGAGGAATACAGCATCACCGGCATGGGCCATGGTACGCCGCTCGACACCGCGGGCGAGAACGGCTGCGGCAGGAGCGGTGCCTATATGCTGGAGGCCAGCATTTCCTCCACACGACACATCTGCCGATTCTGGGGCCTAGTGAATAGCGACAAGCATGCTGTTCATGTTAGACCTGCCGAGGCGGGACCTACGAGACAAAACCTCGCTCTCACATTTGGATCGAACACGGTGAATGAAACCCCACGTGCCGGTATCCCTACGGCGCGCCCGCTGATCGACGTGCCCGCAGTCGGCGGAGTGGGCAAAGTGATTGAGGATGCACTTCGGGCAGCCGGGCTCATGCGTTAG
- a CDS encoding transglutaminase-like domain-containing protein, whose translation MRDWTRGFVAGNPTDTLALLKDLTTGVGNGIFYQAREDEGTQSPVETLNRGWGSCRDFSVLFVEAARSLGFGARIVSGYLDNRKENLVGQNMTGSTHAWAEVFVPGAAWITFDPTNRSVGGFNLVPVATGRGIYQIAPVSGSYAGPTNMLDHMSVEVELR comes from the coding sequence TTGCGTGACTGGACGCGAGGATTCGTCGCTGGAAATCCGACCGATACGCTTGCACTGCTAAAAGACCTGACCACCGGCGTTGGCAACGGGATCTTTTATCAGGCGCGAGAGGATGAAGGCACACAGTCCCCCGTGGAGACATTGAACCGCGGCTGGGGATCATGCCGCGATTTCTCGGTGTTGTTCGTCGAGGCAGCGCGCAGTCTCGGCTTCGGCGCGCGGATCGTCTCGGGGTATCTCGACAACCGGAAGGAAAACCTCGTCGGCCAGAATATGACCGGGTCCACCCATGCCTGGGCGGAGGTCTTTGTACCCGGCGCTGCCTGGATCACCTTTGACCCGACCAACCGCAGCGTTGGTGGTTTCAACCTTGTGCCTGTCGCGACCGGTCGAGGTATCTACCAGATCGCGCCGGTCAGCGGCAGCTATGCGGGGCCAACGAACATGCTGGACCATATGAGCGTGGAAGTCGAACTGCGCTGA